CCTCTCTTCGAGGTATTCGTTCGCTGCCCGCAAGACTTCTTCACTTTCCTGCAGTTTCTGCTCGTATCGTTTGAGTGCTGTAATGTCCGTCACGATGCCGATGTAACGGTCGATCTCGCCTGATTCATTGCGAAGCGGTCGTCCCCTGGACATTAGCCACCGATCGGTGCCGGCAGGATCGTTCACGCGCCACTCGGCTACCAGTTCGGTCCCATTCTTGGCCGCCTGCTGCGCGGCCCTTTCGGCCTTCATCCGGTCATCGGGATAGATTGTCTGCAGCCACGCATCGTAGGAGGGCTTGGTGCTGTGGGGCTCCAGCCCATAAAGCCTCCACAGCTCCACCGACCAATGATTTTCATTTGTCTGCAGATCCCATTCCCAGAAACCCGCCTGCGCGGCCTGCAAGGCCAGGTGCAGTCGCTCCTCGCTTTCCCGCAAGGCCAGTTTCTTTTCATAGTCCGCAATCTTCTGCAGGGAGCGGCGGTACATCTCGGCGACGAAGCTCAGGAATGCCCCCATACACGAAAAGAGAACAATACCGACTGCATCGGAGAAAGAAGAGATTACAAAACTGCCGACAGGATGGAGAATCCAGTATGCTGTGATCAGTGCAGACGCTGCAGTGGCCAGAAAACCGGCCCATATCCCACCGAATAAGGCGGATATAAACACGGCAGGGTAGAAGGTGATGTAAGTGGGTAGCTCGCCACCAATGGAATCTACCAGTATCCGGCGAAACAGGTAGGCCGCTACAGCCAGGCCGATGGCCGCGCAATAGTGAATTACTTTCCCCTTAAACGAGATACTATCGAATCTCATTCGCTACCTTTTTGCCTGTATGGTGGATGTAATGTTTATTTTGTTTCTGATGGTGCAGAGACTTTCATATCATGCCACTCCAAGTTTGCGAAATGCTTT
This portion of the Syntrophorhabdaceae bacterium genome encodes:
- a CDS encoding ATP-binding protein, translating into MRFDSISFKGKVIHYCAAIGLAVAAYLFRRILVDSIGGELPTYITFYPAVFISALFGGIWAGFLATAASALITAYWILHPVGSFVISSFSDAVGIVLFSCMGAFLSFVAEMYRRSLQKIADYEKKLALRESEERLHLALQAAQAGFWEWDLQTNENHWSVELWRLYGLEPHSTKPSYDAWLQTIYPDDRMKAERAAQQAAKNGTELVAEWRVNDPAGTDRWLMSRGRPLRNESGEIDRYIGIVTDITALKRYEQKLQESEEVLRAANEYLEERVRERTMDLRILTEQLEKSRDDLRKLAAELVLTEEKERKRIAAVLHDEIAQTLAAARTRVEMLQRLVVDEGRQTLGEAKELLSQSIKETRALMYDIGNPVLYDMGVDTACTSLADRLMAMHPIRIRCDVQDSFKSLDRNVKLILFQAIRELLNNAVKHSKAQNVNVQIDLTDGRIRAEVRDDGVGFDPQTLGAPTAEGGFGLYSIRERLLALRGSMQIESSSGTGTVVTVSLPVVWID